Proteins encoded by one window of Salvia splendens isolate huo1 chromosome 7, SspV2, whole genome shotgun sequence:
- the LOC121741133 gene encoding uncharacterized protein LOC121741133, which translates to MAKSWSSRFISRSFHQIASKPSSSGTPTTSAISNFIATAPAATQSPSFSSWLWNSPKPQLSSPAGVFGRLYRHHELLQCRNSLGFRYFSLNRGEMGSKLFASKMAKKPAVALKSAFDRYKEAVRLQIEAFWKRNYMVVLGAGGLVVCILLWRLLFGIATTFIGFSEGMAKYGFLALSTAIVAFTGLYFRARFTVNPDKVYRMAMRKLNTSAGILEVMGAPLTGTDLRAYVMSGGGITLKNFRPRLGSKRCFLIFPIHGSERKGLVSVEVKKKKGQYDMKLLAVDVPVATGPDQRLFLIGDEEEYRIGGGLISELRDPVVKALAAAKEFEARDEKEDEEDDARELEEAERKHQEEVEKLQKEQSK; encoded by the exons ATGGCGAAATCCTGGTCATCAAGATTTATCAGCCGTAGTTTTCATCAAATTGCATCAAAGCCCTCTTCAAGCGGCACTCCCACGACCAGCGCCATCTCCAATTTCATCGCTACCGCCCCTGCGGCAACTCAAAGCCCTAGTTTTTCCTCGTGGCTGTGGAATTCCCCAAAACCCCAATTATCGTCACCGGCTGGTGTTTTTGGGAGATTGTATCGGCATCACGAACTGTTGCAATGTAGGAATTCTCTAGGGTTTAGGTATTTTTCGCTTAATCGCGGTGAGATGGGTTCTAAGCTTTTCGCTTCAAAAATGGCGAAAAAGCCTGCTGTGGCTCTTAAGAGTGCGTTTGACCGGTACAAGGAGGCGGTGAGGCTGCAGATTGAAGCATTCTGGAAGAGGAATTATATGGTGGTGCTGGGCGCTGGGGGATTGGTTGTGTGCATTCTGCTATGGCGGCTGCTGTTCGGCATCGCAACAACGTTTATTGGTTTCTCGGAGGGTATGGCCAAGTATGGGTTTCTGGCTCTTTCGACCGCCATAGTTGCCTTTACT GGCCTGTATTTCCGTGCAAGATTTACTGTCAACCCTGACAAAGTTTACAGAATGGCCATGAGGAAGTTAAATACATCAGCTGGCATTCTTGAGGTAATGGGTGCACCACTCACGGGAACGGACTTGAGAGCCTATGTGATGTCAGGAGGGGGAATCACCCTGAAAAATTTCCGACCTAGGTTGGGAAGCAAACGAtgttttcttattttccctattCATGGTTCAGAAAGGAAGGGATTAGTCAGTGTCGAAGTCAAGAAGAAGAAAGGCCAG TATGATATGAAATTATTGGCAGTGGATGTTCCTGTGGCAACTGGACCTGACCAACGCCTGTTCTTGATCGGGGATGAAGAAGAGTACAGAATAGGTGGTGGTTTAATCTCTGAACTGCGAGATCCAGTTGTCAAAGCTTTGGCAGCTGCTAAGGAGTTCGAAGCACGTGACGagaaggaggatgaggaggacgATGCAAGGGAACTTGAAGAAGCAGAAAGAAAGCATCAAGAAGAAGTTGAAAAGCTCCAAAAAGAGCAATCCAAATAA
- the LOC121741132 gene encoding probable inactive receptor kinase At3g08680, translating into MKKLITTTIILLLSLATHINSDLSSDAAALLDFAGSVPHVRELNWNASAAGTICTTWTGITCSNDKTRVTGVHLPALGLFGRIPASTIGKLDDLKVLSLRSNHLSGDLPSDILSLPSLQALYLQRNNFSGPIPASLPPRLALLDLSSNSLSGLIPPSLANLTRLAVLNLQSNSFTGNLPDLDIPSLNLFNVSYNSLNGTIPQSLRRFPASCFVGNANLSTSSPSPPTKTRKLNVGAIVAIAIACVALFLLAMMYLLFCIKKRSDGERASTRVIKVKTSSSDGGVATENLKSDDFGSGVQGAEKVRLTVMEGISFGFDLEDLLRASAEVLGKGSHGTTYKAILDESTTVAVKRLKEVGVAKKEFDQYMEHVGRLGRHPNVVPLLAYYCSNDEKLLVYEYMPSGSLSAALHGNRDVGGGLDWESRLNVAIGAARGVAHIHSEGGAKFIHGNIKSSNILLRGGLDGCISDLGLSPMLTGYSDVKYRVAGYRAPEVIEAKKAATHKSDVYSFGVVLLEMLTGKSPVRYPGYEEVVDLPRWVRSVVREEWTAEVFDVELIKHGGVEEELVQMLQIAFCCVTKVAEARPSMDEVVGMMERVRHPDVDNRPSSEDNAQTP; encoded by the exons ATGAaaaaactcatcaccaccacCATTATTCTCTTGCTATCACTGGCCACACACATCAACTCCGACCTCAGCTCCGACGCAGCTGCCCTCCTCGATTTCGCGGGCAGCGTTCCACACGTTCGCGAGCTCAACTGGAATGCTAGCGCCGCGGGCACAATCTGCACTACATGGACAGGCATCACCTGCTCCAACGACAAAACCCGAGTGACGGGAGTCCATCTCCCGGCCCTCGGCCTCTTTGGCCGGATTCCGGCCAGCACGATCGGAAAGCTGGACGACCTCAAAGTCCTAAGCCTGAGATCAAACCACCTCAGCGGCGATCTCCCTTCCGACATCCTCTCCCTCCCTTCCCTCCAAGCTCTGTACCTACAACGCAACAACTTCTCCGGCCCCATCCCGGCCTCCCTCCCGCCCCGTCTCGCCCTCTTAGATCTCTCCTCCAACTCCCTCTCCGGCCTCATCCCGCCCTCCCTCGCTAACCTCACGAGGCTCGCCGTGCTCAACCTCCAATCCAACTCCTTCACCGGAAATCTGCCTGATTTAGACATTCCATCTCTCAATCTTTTCAATGTCAGCTACAATTCGCTAAACGGCACCATCCCTCAGTCCCTCCGCAGATTCCCCGCTTCCTGTTTCGTCGGAAACGCTAATCTCTCAACCTCATCGCCTTCTCCACCAACGAAAACAAGGAAGCTTAACGTGGGAGCCATTGTTGCTATAGCAATCGCTTGCGTAGCTCTGTTTTTACTAGCAATGATGTATCTCCTCTTCTGTATAAAGAAGAGGAGCGATGGCGAGAGGGCCTCGACGAGAGTGATCAAGGTGAAGACTTCATCATCGGACGGGGGAGTGGCGACGGAGAATCTGAAGTCGGATGATTTCGGGAGTGGAGTGCAAGGGGCGGAGAAGGTGAGGCTGACAGTGATGGAAGGAATCTCATTCGGCTTCGATCTGGAGGACTTGCTCCGGGCGTCGGCGGAGGTGTTGGGGAAGGGGAGCCACGGCACCACCTACAAAGCCATCCTAGACGAGTCCACCACCGTCGCTGTTAAGAGACTCAAAGAGGTCGGAGTTGCCAAGAAGGAGTTCGATCAGTACATGGAGCACGTAGGCCGCCTCGGACGCCACCCCAACGTTGTCCCCTTGCTTGCTTACTATTGCTCCAACGACGAGAAGCTTCTCGTCTATGAGTATATGCCTTCGGGTAGCCTCTCTGCTGCCCTGCACG GAAATCGAGATGTAGGGGGAGGATTGGACTGGGAGTCGAGGCTAAATGTGGCGATCGGAGCAGCAAGAGGTGTGGCACACATTCACTCAGAAGGTGGGGCGAAGTTCATCCATGGCAACATAAAGTCCTCCAACATACTCTTAAGAGGAGGTCTCGACGGCTGCATCTCCGACTTGGGGTTGAGCCCTATGCTAACAGGCTACAGTGACGTCAAGTATCGTGTAGCCGGATACAGAGCACCAGAGGTGATTGAGGCCAAGAAGGCCGCCACACACAAGTCGGATGTGTATAGCTTTGGTGTGGTGCTTCTTGAGATGCTGACGGGGAAGAGCCCGGTGAGGTACCCCGGGTACGAGGAGGTGGTTGATCTGCCGAGGTGGGTGAGGTCCGTGGTCCGGGAGGAGTGGACGGCTGAGGTTTTCGACGTGGAGCTGATCAAGCATGGCGGGGTCGAGGAGGAGCTAGTGCAGATGCTGCAGATCGCGTTCTGCTGCGTGACCAAGgtggcggaggcgaggccgtcGATGGATGAGGTGGTGGGGATGATGGAGAGGGTACGACATCCCGACGTCGATAATAGGCCGTCGTCCGAGGACAACGCGCAGACGCCGTAA